CAGAGGATAAATAAAGGTTCTGCGAGGAAAGATCGATTCTGGCACTGTGAGGAACGGATGTGAGCAGACAGGATGAGCAGTACTGTACGATTAGTTCTCCCATAATCGCACTCTTGGGAGCAAAGGGTAGGTGATAGGAGCTCAACATGATCAAAGCTACAATAATAaattcaggctagcctgggctacaagagaccctatctcaacaacaacaaaaaacttgagAATGTAGATCAGTGATATAGCACCTGTCTAGCAGGTATGAGGCCCACAGTTCAATACACTGCACTATAAAAAagatcaaacaaacagaaaaacagtagTTGTGGgtcaaaagaaaagtagaaaaacctATGGCTGGCTCTAAAAAAAAGCAGAGTTTTAGATtctaaaaccatttaaaaataaaaatgggggtAAACCCATGTAATTAGAATTCTCAAGCAGTATTCAAAAGGAAGGTAaaggctaggattaaagaaataaaaaacaatgttaGGCTCAAGATTACTCAAGACCATAAATTCAGAAGTAGGTAATCCAGGGTTGGCATCAGGAAAGAGAACATCCTCATGACCAGACTGGCACTCAGCAAGTCTCTCCTGCTCTGAGGCACCAATACGCTGGCCAACAGCAGATACGGTTACCTCACACGCCCTACGTGCCTCACGGCACAGGGCAGACTCACACTGCATCAAGGGCAGAACGCCAAGACGCTCATCTTAAAACCAAGGCTTATCCAAAACTCTAAAACCACATATTTCTCTTAAGAAACGAGCTCGTATGAAATAATACCACTCTATCATTAACTACTTAGACATAAGCCTTACACTCTTTGCATGAAATACAACCTATCAGTAGAATTTTGGACAGAATGAAAAAACAGTAATTCCTACCTCATATGCAGAATGTCTACTAAATGACATTATTCTAATTAGATACAAAACTTcagggctgaggatgcagcttAGTGGCTAAGGACTTGTCTGACATGAATAAAGCCCtagttttgattcttttttttttccattttattgatttttattgtgctctactttttctctgctcccctccctgcctctcccctccccttcaaccctctcccaaggtcccaatttactcagaagatcttgtctttttctacttcccacctAGTTTTGATTCTTTAAGtcaaacataaaacaattaaaactttttttaattgcAAACATTAATTTCAGGGCAGCATATCCCAATCATCCTAGCCCTTGGAAGATACAAGATCAGAAACTAGCAGgaagctagcctcagctacatgaagccctgtctcaagaaagaacaaaatgctgAGCATGGGGGTAcgtgtataatcccagcactcaggatgcaggggGCAGATGgttccctgtgagttcaaggccagtttggtgtacatagtgtgttccaggccagtcagaactCCACAGCTCAATAGAgagactatttaaaaaataataataataaaatctttggCTGATATAAACAAAGGCTAAAGTAATAATGTGAAATCCAAGGATACTAACAGGCTAGCATTACTGTTAAGACCTAAGGATATTCAAATTGAGGGATAAAATTACCTCCGGTGAATGCCAGCAATGTATTTCacactacacagacacacaatcaaGGGTTCTATtttgttctcattcttttctgtATCATTAACAACTTCACAGACTGGAGCCAACACTgaacacctgcaatctcagcacgtggtggatggaggctggagaaccagttcagtcaccctccacctgtaacctcagcacacggtggatggagacaggaagaccgGGAGTTCAGTCACCCTCCACTACAAAATTAGAGTgagactttctcaaaaataaagacaaacaaacaaacaaaaaatacaaaagggaCTCGCACTCTCttacaataagacaaaatgaaaaatgtgaacataaaagaaaatgcatgtggTTCATTTGAAAAAGCAAATCCAAAATTTATCATCACTTCTCTCTTAGCAGAAAGAATGAATTTGCCACGGAAAGGGTCACCTTGTCATGATGTCATTCTAAAGTCATTACAGAATTTTACACATGTTATGCTTGCTTCCAGTCAATCACCAAGAAGTCATCCTGAGACCGAGGTCAGATTCCATTCTAAAGATCTCCAAACTTAAAGGAATGGTCTGTAAGAACATAACATTACAGACACAGAAACCCCTCCTccccagtttaaaaaaatcagctctTCCCCTTTAGCTAACTGTAATGGAATGTGGCCCATACACAAGGGCTTTCccattcttcattttctcagaaATATAAAGCAGACTTAATCTTTCTTATAAGGAGAATATGtttgtgatagaaaaaaaaattgtaacataGTGGTTAATTATATTAATAAGCCTTTCCCCCCTCATTAGCCCACTCAAATTCTCAGGAgtgcttttcctttctcagcaAACTCAATTTCCTctcattaaattttctttaaataaatagttGATAATTATTACAAAGGGGGTACCCGCACTTACTTGCACagaccaacacacagacacaccatacatacataattaatagaacttttttaaaagcagaggGGGTGCagtgatggttcagcagttaagagtcctagctgctcttgcagacggcccaagttcagttcccagcatctacatcaggAGACTCACAAACACCTACAACTCTAGTTCCTAGGGAACCCAAAAACTCCATGGGCATGGGAGACAGACAAGAGAGCTACACACAGTGTGAGATCCAGGACGGCCaggaatatacagagaaaccatgtccttaaaaagaaaataaaaaaagaaagctttcatAAGTTTTAACCCacgttttaaaataaacaattccaCCATTTAATTCACACGAAAGCAGCACGACAGCCGTGTTTTACTCACATCCTTCCGACGCCTTCATACATGTTGGTCTCATCTACCAGCGTCAtaatctctgtgtctgtgaggtGCGCATGCTTTTTCGTTCTGTTTAGCTGTTCAATCTGTAGGTCTGCAAGCTTCACCTTCTGCTGAGTATCAATAACTTTGGCTTGAAGCTCTGTGAAGGCCTAAGGAAAACAAGACCCTGatttagaaaggaaacatttaagtCAAAGCCAGATTTATTAAAACAGAACACACTAACCAAAGTTGTCAAACTTACCAAATAAGCACAAATGAGAGCCAACAGAATTCTAATACTATGCTAAATTCTAAAGGTACCCTATTCAGACAACGTGATCAAATGAACAAGCAAAAGTCCATTAAATAACAACCATATTTCAAATAACTAAAGAgtaataaaaggaataaataaaatactcagGGGATAAAGCTCAGAGATCCAAAGCAAGAACTGCAAAAGGAACAATTCACTACATCTGTATTATATACCTAGAATTCAAAGCACTTCACATCATTTCAAAATCCTGGCTGGAGACTCAGAGCTGGTGTCTCACGCCTGTAACACTAATagctgggaggtggaagcagaggaTCAGAGTAGTGAGGACTCAGACACAAGAGATCCAAGGCCATCTGGACTATAAGACACCTTGTcccaaaaaagaattttttagggccagtgagattggctcagcagataaaggcacttgacaccaagcctgaggacctaaatttgatccctgggTGCTACACggtaagagagaactgactccctcaagctgtcccctgacctccacgtgtgcacccTGGCACACCATATCAGCACTCACCCTTgagagcgcgcgcgcgcacacacacacacacacacacacacgcacacacaaatacaattaaaaaaaataagatagatccatagatgggtggatagatacatggatggatagGTAGACACACAGACAGTCAGGTAGGTAGACAGAGGTCCatgagacggctcagcagggaaaggttcTTACTACCAAGACCAataacctgagttccatctctggaaCCTGAATCCACATgataaaagaaaaccagctcccCCAAATTATATTCTGACCTCCTCACACTCAGACCACACACTAGCATCATGAAGTGTGTGCCCACTTTCACACACATCTGAGATTTACATGCCATGGATAGAGGTGCACACTTTGAATCCAAGCACTAAGggtaggaagaggcaggaggatttcttgtgatttcaagaccaggctggtctacacagtgagttgtagctagtcagggctacatggtgagttcctgtctcaaaaaggaaaaagaaaaaaatagcgcacgcctttaatcccagcactcgggaggcagaggcaggcgaatctctggcagttcgaggccagcctggtctacaagagctagttccgggacaggcactaaagctacagagaaaccctgtctcgaaaaaccaaataaataaataaataaataaataaagggctgCAGTTTACAGCATGAGAGAATGCTGTGTAAGATTAAGTTTACAAGTTTCAAGTCGAGAATGGCAAAGAGCAAGACCCACATACTTAGCATCCCCAGAACAATAACAAATGCCTTCTTTTATTAGCAACAACAGCTATTTCAGCTGTCCCATTGCTTAAACAGAGGTTAACCAGAGGCAGCTACTTAATATGTTACTGGGAGCTCGGGAAACATTCAGTCAGTTGACTTAAGGTTCACTCCCCATGACCCACAAAGAAAGTTGAGcttgggagtggggggagggctcAAGAGCTAAGAGCACTCAATGTtcctgtagaggacctgggtttggttcctagtacccacatagcagctcacaaccacctgtaactacagttttaggggatccaaGGCTCTAGGGGGCTGTACACATATGGTAAacagacattcatgcaagcaagatgcccacatacataaaaatacagcTTGTTGAATGCTAGgcatggaggcagagaaaaaaaaaagaggatcctTGAAGCTCATTAGCTAGACAATCTAGTCAAAGACGCAATCCCTAGGTCCCAATGAGTGACCTTATCTCAGAATAAAAGATGAACAGTCCCTGCCTTgaatgcaggaagccctgggtgcaattcctggcactggggagacTGGGTAAGTGCTGCATGCCAGCTACATAgccaagttccaggtcagcccagactacatgagaccctgtctttaagggaaaacaaaacaaaacaaaagcagaatctggGTCAGTGAGAAGGCTCATCTTGCCTAAAGGCCTGAtgaccagggttcaatccccaggaaccACCTGAACCACCTCCCataagttattctctgacctcccctAAGCAACTTGaagatgtctctctctctctctctctctcNNNNNNNNNNNNNNNNNNNNNNNNNNNNNNNNNNNNNNNNNNNNNNNNNNNNNNNNNNNNNNNNNNNNNNNNNNNNNNNNNNNNNNNNNNNNNNNNNNNNNNNNNNNNNNNNNNNNNNNNNNNNNNNNNNNNNNNNNNNNNNNNNNNNNNNNNNNNNNNNNNNNNNNNNNNNNNNNNNNNNNNNNNNNNNNNNNNNNNNNNNNNNNNNNNNNNNNNNNNNNNNNNNNNNNNNNNNNNNNNNNNNNNNNNNNNNNNNNNNNNNNNNNNNNNNNNNNNNNNNNNNNNNNNNNNNNNNNNNNNNNNNNNNNNNNNNNNNNNNNNNNNNNNNNNNNNNNNNNNNNNNNNNNNNNNNNNNNNNNNNNNNNNNNNNNNNNNNNNNNNNNNNNNNNNNNNNNNNNNNNNNNNNNNNNNNNNNNNNNNNNNNNNNNNNNNNNNNNNNNNNNNNNNNNNNNNNNNNNNNNNNNNNNNNNNNNNNNNNNNNNNNNNNNNNNNNNNNNNNNNNNNNNNNNNNNNNNNNNNNNNNNNNNNNNNNNNNNNNNNNNNNNNNNNNNNNNNNNNNNNNNNNNNNNNNNNNNNNNNNNNNNNNNNNNNNNNNNNNNNNNNNNNNNNNNNNNNNNNNNNNNNNNNNNNNNNNNNNNNNNNNNNNNNNNNNNNNNNNNNNNNNNNNNNNNNNNNNNNNNNNNNNNNNNNNNNNNNNNNNNNNNNNNNNNNNNNNNNNNNNNNNNNNNNNNNNNNNNNNNNNNNNNNNNNNNNNNNNNNNNNNNNNNNNNNNNNNNNNNNNNNNNNNNNNNNNNNNNNNNNNNNNNNNNNNNNNNNNNNNNNNNNNNNNNNNNNNNNNNNNNNNNNNNNNNNNNNNNNNNNNNNNNNNNNNNNNNNNNNNNNNNNNNNNNNNNNNNNNNNNNNNAGATTTAAACTAAATGAATTCTAGGGAGCTTTCTAATTATTGCCAAATCTCCACAAAGGAAGCACATTCGGTGTTCTTAGTAGTGTTAGGGTCCTAAGACTTTTAAGTGGCAAAAATGTTTCCAATTAACCAGCATTTGACTAGAGACTGTAACTCCagaactccagaggctgaggcaggaagacagcctggagttcaaggccaacctggacacACAGTACCAGGCCAATCTAGGACACACTGAGATACCgtctctaaaaaaagaaacaaaataacaacaaaaatcatttgtAAGCAAAggatagaacaacaacaacaaaaaaatccaattcCTCTGACCGCTCATTTGGAAAACTTTACTGTACTCGGGGAGGGGGAGTTCTTCAAAAAGGAGACCGGCCCTGGAGGATTAAGGCCTTGACGAGAACATTGATATAAGAGTGTCTGGTTTTCTGAGGTGTAGAAACACGGGCCTTCCAAGGAATGGTAAAGAATAAATGTCCTAAAAGCAAGTAAGGAAACCTAATTAcagaaggtgcccaggctccagCAAGCACTTTGAAGGGCATGTGTGAGAGACGCTGTCTTTAGTTCTTACTTTTAAATTGGGTCCCTGACGGCTCCGAATGACTGAGAGATGACTCTGGCGTTCAGGACATGAGGACACACAGCAGCCCACTCACCCAGCCGCCCTAAGCAGCTCCTGCCAGCCAGAGCCCCCGGGGACCCCGGCCCGCCGAGGCGGAGCGACCCCGTCTCAGGACTCCCGGAAGCCAGCCCCCCGCCCCTACAGTCTCTGTGCTTCGGCGAGACTCCGGGCCCCTCTCTCTTCTTGTCCCCACTCGCCTCATCATTCAAACAGACGGCTCTGTCTGCTCAAAAGCCCCCGTTACCTTCTTTAACTCCAGATCCACGGGGGCCGCCATATTGGAGCACTCTGTGCGCCTGCGTTAGCTGGAAGCCGgaaagggatgggggaagggcGCTTTCAGGTTTAATTGCGAGGCTTCCTTCTGCGCCTGCGTATAAATCAAACCCTACCCCAGATTTTTCACAACGTACATCTACTCCACTCTGTCACTCGGTCATGAGACAAGTGGCTCTAAACATTGGGAACTCTGATAAAATGTGATAAACTTGTAACCACTCAGGTGTGGCTCTTAGTTACCTTCCACACACAATTAGGCAAATATCTTCGTTTGGGCTGCGGAATTGAAACAGGTGTGTTCACACCCATCAAGCACAGTCCTTCAGGTGTGCTGTCAGGGATGTATAAAGCCCCCAGCTTCCGATCACTGGAAGGTGTGATTAAAATATTCagcaaaaaaaagaatttaattctGCTAAAGCCTCCTCAAAGATCTTCTAATCACAGCAC
This sequence is a window from Microtus ochrogaster isolate Prairie Vole_2 chromosome 18, MicOch1.0, whole genome shotgun sequence. Protein-coding genes within it:
- the Pfdn1 gene encoding prefoldin subunit 1 codes for the protein MAAPVDLELKKAFTELQAKVIDTQQKVKLADLQIEQLNRTKKHAHLTDTEIMTLVDETNMYEGVGRMFILQSKEVIHNQLLEKQKVAEEKIKELEQKKSYLERSVKEAEDNIREMLMARRAQ